The DNA sequence GACGAGATGAATCAGGTCGCGGGGCGGTTGGCGATGGTCGGCTGGCCGCTGGCTGCCGTCAGCTGACCGATCAGCCGCGGGTATCCCTGCGCAGCGGGTGATCCTCGGGAATCTGGACGAAGATCAGCGTCACCCCGTCGGGGTCGGCCACATGCATCTCGTGCAGTCCCCAGGATTCCTGCCGTGCCTCACGGGTGATGTCCACACTGCGGCTTCGTAATTCGCTCTGGGCGGTGTAGAGGTCGCGTACCTGTAGCCACAAGGCACCTGGAAACGGCCCACCCGGTGTGGTGGGGGCTCCGTGTGCGGCGAGCTCGATCAGCGACTGCCCGGCATGGAACACCGTGCCGCCGCTGTATTCGCGGGCGACGGCCAAACCGATGTCGTCGCGGTAGAAGCGCACCGAGCGGTCGTAGTCGGCCGGCCGGAACAGTGTCCGGCTCGCCAGGATCTCCATGGTTGTGTGTCTACCTCAGTTGGGTTGTACGCGCTGACGCTTCATCATGCGGTTGAGCACACCGGGTGCGACGACGTCGATGGCGCGTGCGGTGACCGCGATGCGCGGTGCGATGCGCACCGGGCGGTGCCGGGCCGCGTCGATCATCCACTGTCCGGCCTCCCGTGAGCTCAGTGCCGGCAGCCCGTCGTAGGCCCTGGTGGGGGCGATCATGGGCGTTGCGACCAGCGGGTAGTACAGCGTGGTCGAGTGCACGCCCTGGGCGGACCACTCGGTTTCGATGACCCGGCTGACCGCGCTGAGTGCGGCCTTCGAGGCGTTGTACACCCCGAACAGCGGTGGGGCCTCACTGAGCACACCCCACGTCGAGACGTTGATGATGTGCCCGTCGCCGCGTTCGATCATGCCGGGAGCAAAACCGCGGATCAGCCGCAGCGGGGAGTAGTAGTTCAGGGTCATGGTGCGCTCGACGTCATGCCAGCGGTCCAGCGATTCGGCCAGCGGCCGGCGGATCGAGCGGCCGGCGTTGTTGACCAGGATGTCGATGTCGCCGACCGTCTCGACCAGGGCGTCGACGGCATCGAGGTCGGCGAGGTCGCACGGGACGGCCCTGGCTGTCCCTCCGTTGCCGTTGATGCGATCGGCGACGGCATCGAGCAGATCGGCGCGCCGTGCGACGACGATGACCTCGGCGCCGGCGTCGGCGAACAGTTCGGCACCGGCTTCACCGATGCCCGAGGATGCGCCCGTCACCAATACCCGCTTGCCTCGCAGGCTCACCCTGGTACCGGTGGGCATGCTGAGTGGCGGTCGCATGCCGGTCAGGGCGATCGCTTCGGTCACCTTGCGGCGCAACGGATTCACGGTTGGACTCCTCGGACTTGTGGTTTCGGCGCGTTTACCGTCGTCCAGCGACGGTAAACGCGCCGAAATCGCTAGAAGTAGCGCGGGAACGGCGACCAGTCCGGGTCGCGCTTCTCCAGGAAGGCGTCCCGGCCCTCGACGGCCTCGTCGGTCATGTAGGCCAGCCGGGTTGCCTCCCCGGCGAACAGCTGCTGGCCGACCAGCCCGTCATCGAGCAGGTTGAAGGCGAACTTCAGCATGCGTTGCGCCTGAGGCGATTTACCGTTGATGGCCTTGGCCCAGGCCACGCCGGTGGTCTCCAGCTCGGCGTGCTCGACCACCCGATTGACCGCACCCATGTGATGCATTTGCTCAGCGGTGTAGGTCTCGCCGAGGAAGAAGATCTCGCGGGCGAACTTCTGCCCGACCTGGCGGGCCAGGTACGCGCTGCCGTATCCGCCGTCGAAGCTGCCGACATCGGCGTCGGTCTGCTTGAAGCGGGCATGCTCACGGCTGGCCAGGGTCAGGTCGCACACCACATGCAGGCTGTGTCCACCGCCGGCGGCCCAGCCGTTGACCAGACAGATGACGACCTTGGGCATGAAGCGGATCAGCCGCTGCACCTCGAGGATGTGCAGCCGGCCAGCGCGCGCCGGGTCGACGGTCTCGGCGGTTTCGCCCGCGGCGTACTGGTAGCCGCTGCGTCCCCGGATGCGCTGATCGCCGCCGGAGCAGAACGCCCACCCGCCGTCCTTGGGGGAGGGCCCGTTGCCGGTCAGCAGCACCACCCCCACGTCGGGCGACATCCGGGCGTGGTCCAGCGCGCGATACAGCTCGTCGACCGTGTGCGGACGGAACGCGTTACGCACTTCGGGCCGATTGAACGCCACCCGGACCGTGTCGTCGGAGACGTGCCGGTGATAGGTGATGTCGGTCAGGTCCGCGAAGCCGTCGACGGCTCGCCACAGTGACGGGTCGAAGGGGTTGTCCGAACTCAAGGCTGTTGAACTCCGTCCTGGGTCATGGTCCGCTCACCGCAGCTGATGGTCCTCGCCCACGCGACGACCGGGTCCTGCTGCGACGTGCCTGCGACGGTGTCGGAGCGGCCGATGGTCGCGATCGACCCGTCGAGGTCGATCTCGGTGCGGCGCACCGTGTACCCGGAACCGTCGGGCAGCGCTTGCAGTCCTACCAGATGCGGTCCGTCACCCAGATCACTGCATCCGACTCCGGTGCCATTGCCGCGCAGGTTCTGCAGGTCGAACAGGAATGGATCGCCTTGCCCGTTGTAGACAGTGTCGATCGTGCAGCCGTCGAGTGCGAACAGGTGGGCAACCCGGCCGTTGCTGACGATTAGCTGCCGTTGGCCGTTGGCCTGGGCGTCGATGACCATCGCCTGAAGTGGCATCGGCGACGCCCCCGGCACCCTGATTCGGCCGTTGCCCGCCGCGGTCGTCACGCCGACCAGGCCGTCCGGGCTGATCCAGACCGTGCCGCCGTCGTAGGGTTTGCTGGCCGATCCGGGCGGTGGTCCGTCCTCGGTGCAGTATGGATCTGCCTGTGCTGCAGGGGAATTCACGATGGCGGCGGCAAGCGCCACCGCAACTGCCATCGCCAGCCGGGTCACGAGACCGGGTCGAACCGGAACACCGCGCATCGCCCGGCAAGCGCTTCGAATTCCTCAGGTCTGCCCTCGGTGACCAGCCCGGCGTTCTTCATGAAGCTCACGCGGGTGGGAACCAGGGTGGGAAATGCCCGCAGCAGTGGGCGGGCTTCGTCGGCGGGCAGTTCCACCGGGTGGACCCGTTCGGAGCGCTTGCCCTGGGTCAGGGTGGCGACGTCGGCGGCACGCACATTGCGCACCCAGTCGGCACCGGGGAAGCCGCCCACCACGTACCGCTTGCCGTCGACGGTGAACGGGGTGACCGGTGTGGCCCTCGGCTTGCCGGACGTCCGGCCCGGCACCGTCAACACCACCGGACCGTCCTTGATGAGGCCCAGTCGCACGATGCTCATGAAGACTTTGTTCATCGGCTTCAGCCACCACGGCGGCGTGATGCGCTCGGAGTCAGCCATGGCGTCCCACGCTACCCGCCGGGCAGGGCTGGCGTGGGGGAGTCGTGCCCGCCTCTGCGCGACTCCGCGGCGCTGCGCAGTGCGGCCACCCGGGTGATGATCCGATGCTCGGTGCTGCGCGGCATCCCGGTCGCGCTGTATCTACCCCGGCCGCGTCGCAGCACCCGGTCGTGCTGCATCTCCCAGCGCAGTGCGTCGGACACCGTCTTGGCTGGCCGTCCCGGCACGCTGAAGTTCCATTTGTCCAGTGCGGCAACGAGTTCGGTCACCGAGCTCTGCCCCATCAGCTGGAGTAGTCGGGTGAGTGTGTACCGCAGCTCGGTACCGCGGAGCAGGTATTGGTTCGGCATAGCGGCACGCTCGCATAGCACGCCGACAACTTTCTGCGGGCCGTCCGGTTAGTCGCTCAGAGGCGGGCACGCAGCCCGTCGATCAGTCCGGTCGGCCGCTGGTCGATCGGCAGCGGGTCGACCAGAACGAAGCCGCAGCCGAGGCTGCGCGCGGCGCCGTCGTTCTCCTCGCTGTCGCCGACCATCACCGCCTCCGCTGCCGACACCCCGAGCCGCTCCAGCGCCACCCGGAAAATCTGCGGATCGGGCTTGACCGAACCCACTTCGAAGGACAGCACGAACTCGTCGACCTCCGCGCCTGCCGCCTGGAACGCCGGACGGATGTCGAAGGCGATATTGGAAACCACCGCGACCTTGAGGCCGCGCGAACGCAGCGTCTCCAGAACCTCGACGGTGTCGGGGTACGGCGCCCACGACGCGGGGTCGACGACCTTGCTGTACAGCGATCGGGCGTCGTCCTCGGCAAGCCCCGACGCGCGCAGCACATGGAGGTACGCCTCACGGTGCAGCTGCGGCGCCAGATCGCGGCGCGCCCAGGTCTGATAGGCGTCCTCGGACATCTCGACACCGCGGCCACCGGTGGGGTGGGTGAGGCGTTCCATCAACTCGGCCTGGACGTGCTCGTCGACCTCGCGGCGGCCGCGGGGGGACAAGGTGTCGTCGATCAGGTGCAGCCCGGCGAACCAGCTGTCGTCTTCCTCGAGTCGGAACAGGGTGCCGGAGAAGTCGAACAGGACGGCGCGGGTTGGCATGAAGCCATCGTCGCACCTCGTGAAAATGGCGTTCGCGTCGATACGTGATGACTATCACTGTTGCGGATGTATGGTGATTCCACTCACAACGAGAGAGGTGCGCGATGACCACTGCAAATGGACCGAGTCCTGCGGCGCTGACCGTCGCGTCGCCCCGCGCTGCTACCGGCGCACGTCGCCACCTGATGGCGATCGCCCTGGTCATCGTGCTGATCGCGGCAATCGTCGGCGTTAGTGTCACCCTCTCGATGGGCCTGACCGTGCCCGCGATGGGCATCGCCCTGATCGGCGGCGGCATCTTCTGTGCCGCCGCCCTCTGCTGAGTCGTTAGCCGACGGCTCGGTCCGAGCCTTCCCAGAACTGTGCGCGCACAGCCTTCTTGTCCGGCTTGCCCAACGCGGTGACGGGCACCGAATCGACCACGATCACCTGCTTGGGCGCCTGAACCGACCCTTTGCGTTCCTTGACCGCCGCCTGGATCTCCTCCGTCACCCTGGCCACCGCCGCGTCGTCCGACGGGTGATCCGGGCGCAGCACGATCACCGCCGTGACGGCCTCACCCCACTTCTCGTCGGGGGTGCCGATCACGCAGACCTGCGCGACGGCCGGATGTTCGGCGACGACGTCTTCCACCTCGCGCGGGAACACGTTGAACCCGCCGGTGACGATCATGTCCTTGACCCGGTCGACGATGAACCAGAAGCCGTCGGAGTCCTCGCGCGCCATGTCACCGGTGTGCAGCCAGCCGTCCTTGAACGTCTTGGCCGTCTCCTCGGGCAGATTGTGGTACCCACCGCTCAAGAGCGGTCCGGACACGCAGATCTCGCCGACCTCGCCTTGGGGCACCTCGTTGCCGTCGGCGTCGAGCAGGGCGGTGCGCGCGAACAGCGTGGGTCGCCCGCAGGAGGTGAGCCGCTTCTCGTCGTGGTCCTTCTTGGCCAGATACGAAATCACCATCGGCGCTTCGGATTGGCCGTAGTACTGAGCGAAGATCGGCCCGAACCGGCGGATCGCCTCGGCCAGTCGCACCGGGTTCATCGCCGAGGCGCCGTAGTACACCGTCTCCAGCGAGGACAGGTCGCGGGTGTGGGAATCCGGATGGTCCATCAACGCATAGATCATCGACGGCACCAGCATGGTGGCGGTGATCTTCTGCTCCTCGATCACCCGCAGCACCTCGGCCGGGTCGAACTTGGTGAGCACCACCAGTTCGCCGCCCTTGATGATGGTCGGCACGAAGAAGGCCGCCCCGGCATGCGACAGCGGGGTGCACATCAGGAAGCGCGGGTTCTCCGGCCACTCCCACTCGGCGAGCTGGACGGTCGTCATCGTGGTGATCGACTGCGCGGTGCCCAGCACACCCTTGGGCTTGCCGGTGGTGCCGCCGGTGTAGGCCATGCCGCCGACATGATCGGGCGGCAGGTCCGCGGCCACCAGCGGCTTCGGCTGGTACTTGGCGGCCTCGGCGATCAGATCCACCGCGGAGTCGGCCAGTGCGTCGGGCACCGGCCCCAAGGTCAGCACCTGCTTGAGGCCGGGCACCTTCTCCAGCAGACCCTGCGCCCGCTCGATGAACATCGGGTTCGGGTCGATGATCAAGGACGTCACGCCCGCGTCGTTGAGAACGTAGGCGTGATCGTCGAGTGAGCCGAGAGGGTGTAGTGCCACCCGTCGGTACCCCTGGGTCTGGCCGGCGCCGATGATCATCAGCACCTCGGGCCGGTTCAGCGACAACAGGCCGGCGGTGGTTCCGGTCCCCGCACCGAGGGCCTCGAATGCCTGAATGTACTGGCTGATGCGCTCGGCGAGCTGACCGCCGGTCAGCGTGGTGTCGCCCAGGTGCAGCACCGGCCTGTCCTTGTTGCGCTTGAGCGCCTTGACGGTCAGGTGGCCGGAATGCACGGGATGGCGCAGCAAGTCATCACTCATGACTTCCAGACTAGAACGTGTTCCAGATCGGAAGGAAGGGCTGTCTTACCTGCCCGCGGCCTGGCGGGCGTCGGCGGCCTGCTTCTCGGCGATGTCGGCTCGCCACTGGATCTCCCGGCGGACCCACTCGTTGTCCTGGGGGAACTCGGTGGCCTCCGCGAGCCTGCGCACCTCCAGCGTCACGCCCCTACCCAGTGGGCACTTGGCCGCCCACCGCTTGGCCTCGTCGGCCGACGGCACCTCGATGATCCAGAATCCGTCGAACGATTCCCCGATGTACGGCTTCTCGGTGACCTCCGGAGGGTCAGAATTGAAGTCGACCAGGAAGCCCTGGTCGGGTGGCGTCAGTCCTTCACCCGCCCACAGAGCGCCCGCCTCGACCAGCTCCTCGTTGTAGCGGCCCATCATCGCGATCATCTGGTCGAAGCCGACGTTCTGCTCGGCCATCGCGGCCTGGGCTTCGGGCGTGGACCGCATGATCATCATGTAGCGCATCGGTTGCCTCCTTGGGTGTCGAGAACGAGTTGCACTGATATCGACAAGCTCCAGACCCTTTTTTCATCGGCGTGGCACCCTGTGCGGTATGCATCAGCCTCCCGAACCGCGCTTCCTGGACGACCGGCCGGCGTACTGGGCCGAGCACACCCCCGACAACGAGGCGGTGAGCTATCTGGGCCGCAGCTGGACGTGGTCGCAGTGGGACGACCGGATCCGACGGTGCGCCGGTGCGCTCAAGGAGCGGGGCATCGGGCGGGGTGGCGTCGTGGCGTTCCTGGACAAGAACCATCCGGCCTGTGTCGAGACGACGATCGCGGCGGCATCGCTGGGTGCGGCCATCGCGATCATCAACTTCCGGCTCGCCGGTGAGGAGATGGATTACGTCCTCAACGACTGCGGCGCCACATTGCTGATCGTCGGCACCGACCTGATCCCGGTGATCGACAAGATCCGCGACAAGCTGGCTCATGCCGACAGCGTCATCGAGGTCACCCCCGATGGCGGACGGGGCGACCAGTACGAGGCCATGCTCAAGTCGGCCGCGCCGGTGGGTCGCCAGCCCGAGGTGCAGCCCGACGACCCCTGCCTGATCATGTACTCCTCGGGCACCACCGGGCACCCCAAGGGGGTGACGATCAGTCAGCGAAACCTCTTGGCGCACACACTGAATGCCGGGACCTTCGAATTCGGTCCCGAGGACAAGAACATGGTGGCCATGCCGCTGTTCCACGTCGGTGGTTCGTCCTACGTGCAGTACGGCATCCATGCCGGCATTCCGACGATCATCACCCGCGAGGCCGATGGTGCGGCGCTGGCCGGGGCGATCCTGCAGGGCGCCAACCGCACGTTCCTGGTGCCGGCCGTGCTGGCCAAGGTGCTCGAATCCGGTGAGGACGCGATCAAGCTGTTCAGCGCCCTGAAGACCTTCGTCTACGGCGCATCGCCCATGCCGCCGGCGTTGCTCAAGGCTGCGTTGAAGGCCTGGCCGGATACCGATTTCATCCAGGTGTACGGGCTGACCGAGGTGTGCGGCGCGATCACCCAGCTCTCCTCGGAGGTCCACCGTGACGAGTCGCGCCCGGACCGCCTGGCCAGTGCCGGTCAACCGGCCCGCGAGGTGGAGGTGCGGGTGGTCGACCCGGAAACCCTCGCCGAGCTACCCACCGGACAGCCCGGTGAATTATGGTTCCGCACACCACAGTTGATGCTGCGCTACCACAACAAGCCGGAGGCCACCGCGGCGGCGATCACCGAGGACGGCTGGTTCCGTTCCGGTGACATCGGCCGCGTCGACGCCGACGGCTTTCTCTTCGTCGAAGACCGCCTCAAGGACATGATCATCTCGGGCGGCGAGAACATCTACTCCGTCGAGGTGGAGCGGGTGCTCACCGATCACCCCGCGGTGCTCGACGCCGCGGTGTTCGGCATCCCCGACGACAAGTGGGGCGAGTCGGTGAAGGCCGTCGTCGAGTTGTCCTCCGGACAAAGCACGTCCGAAGCGGAACTGATCGCCTGGTGCCGTGAGCACCTGGCGCACTACAAGTGCCCGCGCAGCGTGGAGATCTCTGTGGAGTTGCCGCGCAACCCCACCGGCAAGCTGCTCAAGCGGGATCTGCGCAAGCCGTACTGGGAGAGCCGCGACCGCGCCATCTGATGCTGCCACCGATCGAGGAGCTACTGGAGCGCCTGCACGTCGTCTCGTTGCCGATGCGGGTGCGGTTTCGCGGTATCACCGTTCGTGAGGTGGCGCTGATCGACGGCCCGTCGGGCTGGGGTGAGTTCGGCGCTTTCGTGGAGTACGAGCCTCCGGAGGCGGCGTCCTGGCTGGCTTCGGGTATCGAATCCGCCTATGGTGCGCGGGTTCCGGTGGTCCGCGCGGCCATCCCGATCAATGCCACGGTGCCCGCGGTGCCCGCCGCGCAGGTGCCCTCGGTGCTCGAGCGGTTTCCGGGGGCGCGCACTGCGAAGGTCAAGGTCGCCGAGCCGGGACAGGTTTTGGCCGACGACGTGGCGCGGGTCAATGCGGTGCGCGCGGTGATCCCGACGGTGCGGGTGGACGCCAATGGCGGGTGGACGGTGGACGAGGCCGTTGCGGCGGCGCGGGCGCTGACCGCCGACGGGGCGCTGGAGTACATCGAGCAGCCGTGCCGCACCGTGGCCGAACTCGCCGACGTGCGCGCGCGCGTCGGCGTCGCCGTCGCGGCCGACGAGAGCATTCGCAAGGCATCCGACCCGCTGGCCGTGGTGCACGCCCACGCCGCTGACGTGGCCGTGGTCAAAGTGGCTCCGTTGGGCGGGGTTTCGGCACTGCTGGGCATTGCGGCTCAGATCGACATCCCGGTGGTGGTCTCCAGCGCGCTGGACTCCGCGGTCGGCATCGCCGCCGGACTGCGCGCGGCCGCGGCGCTGCCGCGCCTCGATCATGCTTGCGGTCTGGGCACCGGCGGGTTGTTCGTCGAGGACGTCGCTGACATCACCCCGGTGGACGGCGGGCTTCCCGTCGTCGACATCCAGCCCGAGCCGGCCCGGCTCGCTGCGCTCGCCGCCCCCGCCGACCGCCGCGACTGGTGGATCGCCCGGGTGCGCACCTGCTACCCGCTGCTCATGTCGCCGAGATTGAACTAGTGCAGGAAAAGATCGAGTAGCTGCATGCGTGGGTTCAATCTCGGGGTGTGGACGGGAGCGACTGCCCTGTCCTGATCTGTGGGGTGCATGGCGTAGACGCCATGTCGCTGGGTGTGAACACTGGGACCCATGGCGCGATCGGTGGTGATTCTCGGCTTTCCCGGCGTACAGGCGCTGGACCTCGTCGGGCCGCACGACGTGTTCACCGGCGCGGCCCTGCTCACCGAGGGTGGCTACCGGGTCCGCGTGGTCTCAGCCGACGGTGCGCCGATCACCACCCCGACCGGCCTGGCGTTCGTCGCCGAGGCCATGCCGCAACCACGCGACATCGACACCCTGGTGCTCCCCGGTGGTGGCGGGGTCGACGCCGCCCGAACCGACCCGGCCACCATGGCGTGGATCAACCGTGCCGTCGCCAACGCGCGCCGGGTGGTCAGTGTCTGCACTGGTGCGTTCCTAGCGGCGCAGGCCGGACTGCTCGACGGTCGCCGCGCCACCACCCACTGGGCGTTCGCCGACCAGATGGCCCGCGAGTTTCCGGACGTCACCGTCGACCCGGAGCCGATCTTCGTGCGCAGTACGCCGTCGGTGTGGACGGCTGCCGGGGTCGCTGCCGGTATCGACGTGTCGCTGGCGCTCGTCGAAGAGGACTACGGCACCGAGATCGCCCAGACCGTCGCCCGCTGGCTGGTGCTGTACCTGCGCCGGCCCGGCGGACAGACCCAGTTCGCCGCACCGGTGTGGATGCCGCGCGCCAAGCGTGCCCCCATCCGGGAGGTGCAGGAGGCTATCGAGTCGCACCCCGGTGCCGCGCACAGCATCACCGACCTGGCCCGCCGCGCGGCCATGAGTCCGCGGCACTTCACCCGGGTGTTCACCGATGAGGTGGGCGAGGCGCCGGGAGCCTACGTCGAGCGGGTGCGCACCGAAGCCGCCCGCCGGCAGCTCGAGCAGACCGACGACACCGTCGTCACCATCGCCGCCCGCTGCGGCTTCGGAACGGCAGAGACCATGCGCCGCAACTTCATTCGACGTGTCGGCGTCTCACCCGATCAGTACCGCAAGACCTTCGCCTAGAGGAGAAAACCATGCAGATCGCCATCGTGCTCTATCCCGGCTTCACCGCCCTGGACTTCATCGGTCCCTATGAATCACTGCGCTGGCTGCCCGACGCCGAAGTCCGATTCGTCTGGCACGAGCCCGGGCCGATCACCGCAGACTCCGGTGTGCTGATCGTGGCCGCCACTCATTCGTTCGACGAGACGCCGTCACCCGACGTCATCCTGATACCCGGCGGCATGACGACCATCGAGCATGCCCGCGACGAGAAGGTGCTCGAGTGGGTGCGCCGCGCGCACGAGACGGCGACGTGGACGACGTCGGTGTGTTCGGGTTCGGTGATCCTGGCCTCGGCAGGTTTGCTTCGGGGTAAGCGTGCGACGTCGCACTGGATGGCCCTTGCCGCGCTCAAGGCGCTGGGTGCCACGCCGGTGGGTGACGAGCGGGTGGTTCATGAAGGCGACATCGTGACTGCCGCCGGGGTATCGGCCGGGATCGACCTCGGACTGTGGCTGGCGGGCCAGATCGGCGGTGAAGAGCGGGCCAAGGTCATCCAGCTGTCGATGGAGTACGACCCACAGCCGCCGTTCGACTCGGGCCATATGTCCAAGGCGTCGGCGACCACCAAGGCGGCGGCCACCGCACTGATGGCCAAGGACCTGGCCAAGCCGACCCAGGTGAAGGCGGCGACGGCGCTGCTGTGGTCCGGCGCCATCGAGGCGGCCCGGTCACGGCGTCAGCGCAGGAAGGGTCGCGTAGCCTCTGCCAGGTGATCAACCTGGCTTACGACGACACCGGCTCGGGCGAGCCGGTGTTGTTCATCGCTGGAACCGGCGGCGCGGGCCGCACTTGGCACATCTATCAGGTGCCTGCCTTCCGGGCCGCCGGCTACCGCTGCATCACCTTCGACAACCGCGGGATCGGCGCCACCGAGAATGCCGGCGGGTTCTCCACCGAGCAGATGATCGCCGACACCGCGACGATCATCGAGCACCTCGTCGGCGGGCCCACCCGGATCGTGGCCATGTCGATGGGGGCGTTCATCGCCCAGGAGCTGATGCTCGCCCGCCCCGAGCTGGTCAGCCAGGCCGTGTTGATGGGCACCCGCGGCCGGGTGGATTCCACCCGCCAGTCGTTCCGGGCGGCCGAGGACGCGCTGGTCGAATCCGGCATCGACCTGCCGCCCGCCTATGCGGCGAAAGTCCGTGTGCTGGAGAACTTTTCGCCCAAGACCATCAACAACGACAGCGCGATCACCGAGTGGTACGAGATGTTCACGGCGTTCCCGCTCAAGCGCACCCCGGGCTGGCGTTCGCAGCTGACGGTGGTGCCCACCGAGAACCGGCTGCCAGCCTACCGGTCGATCTCCACGCCGGTGCTGGTGATCGGATTCGCCGACGACGTCATCACCCCGGCGGCGCTGGGCCGTGAGGTGGCCGATGCGCTGCCCAACGGCCGCTACGTGCAGATCGGCCACACCGGACACCTGGGCTTCCTGGAACGCCCGGACACCGTCAACAGCGCGATGCTGGACTTCTTCGCCGGAACCCTCGTCTGAGCTGCGGCTTTCCGTCACAAATGACGGTATGACACGCTGTAGTGGTGAACCCCTCGACGGCTCAGGCTCGGGTCGTCGTCGACGAACTGATTCGCGGCGGCGTCCGCGACGTCGTGCTGTGCCCCGGCTCCCGTAACGCACCGCTGGCGTTTGCCCTGCAAGACGCCGACCGTGCGGGCCGGCTGCGGCTGCACGTCCGCATCGACGAGCGCACCGCCGGTTTCCTGGCCGTCGGCCTGGCGGTGGCCGAGGGTGCCCCGGTGTGCGTGGCGATGACGTCGGGCACCGCGGTCGCGAACCTGGGCCCGGCCGTGGTGGAGGCCAACTACGCCCGGGTGCCGCTGATCGTGCTGAGCGCCAACCGGCCCTACGAACTGCTGGGCACCGGCGCCAACCAGACCTTCGAACAGCTCGGCTACTTCGGCACCCAGGTGCGCGCCGCGATCAGCCTGGGGCTGGCCGAAGGTTCCCCGGACAAGCTGGACTCGCTCAACGCGCAGTGGCGCTCGGCGACCTGCCGGGTGCTGGCTGCCGCCACCGGCGCCCGCACCGCCAACGCCGGCCCGGTGCAGTTCGACATCCCGTTGCGCGAGCCGCTGGTGCCCGACGAGAACGTCGTACCCGGAGACGTCCCGCCGGGCCGACCCGACGGCAGGCCCTGGACCTACACCCCGCCGGTGACGTTCGATCAGCCGCTGGAGATCGACGTCACGCCGGATACCGTCGTCATCGCCGGTCACGGTGCCGGTGTGCACCCCAACCTGGCGCACCTGCCCACCGTCGCCGAGCCGACCGCACCGCACGCGTCCACCGCGCTGCACCCGCTGGCGTTGCCGCTGCTGCGGCCCGCGCAGGTCATCATGCTGGGCCGCCCCACCCTGCACCGGCCGGTGTCCACGCTGCTCGCCGATCCGTCGCTGCCGGTGTTCGCGCTGACAACCGGCCCGCGCTGGCCCGACGTGTCGGGCAACAGCCAGGCCACCGGAACCCGTGCCGAGGTCGTCGGTGCGGCGGACCCGGCCTGGCTGCGCCGCTGTGCGGAGGCCAACCGGCATGCCGTCGCAGCGGTGCGCGAGCAGCTCGAGGCCCACCCGCTGACCACCGGCCTGCACGTGGCGGCCGCGGTGGCCGACGCCGTGGGTCCGGGGGATCAGCTGGTGCTGGGTGCCTCCAACCCGGTGCGTGACGCCGCGCTGGTGGGGTTGAACACCGAGGGCCTGAAGGTGCGGTCCAACCGCGGGGTCGCCGGTATCGACGGCACGGTGTCGACGATCATCGGTGCGGCGCTGGCACATTCGGGCCGCACCATCGGGTTGATCGGCGATCTGACGTTCGTGCACGACAGCTCCGGGTTGTTGATCGGCCCGACGGAGCCGACGCCGAACAAT is a window from the Mycolicibacterium anyangense genome containing:
- a CDS encoding VOC family protein, with the translated sequence MEILASRTLFRPADYDRSVRFYRDDIGLAVAREYSGGTVFHAGQSLIELAAHGAPTTPGGPFPGALWLQVRDLYTAQSELRSRSVDITREARQESWGLHEMHVADPDGVTLIFVQIPEDHPLRRDTRG
- a CDS encoding SDR family oxidoreductase, whose translation is MNPLRRKVTEAIALTGMRPPLSMPTGTRVSLRGKRVLVTGASSGIGEAGAELFADAGAEVIVVARRADLLDAVADRINGNGGTARAVPCDLADLDAVDALVETVGDIDILVNNAGRSIRRPLAESLDRWHDVERTMTLNYYSPLRLIRGFAPGMIERGDGHIINVSTWGVLSEAPPLFGVYNASKAALSAVSRVIETEWSAQGVHSTTLYYPLVATPMIAPTRAYDGLPALSSREAGQWMIDAARHRPVRIAPRIAVTARAIDVVAPGVLNRMMKRQRVQPN
- a CDS encoding 1,4-dihydroxy-2-naphthoyl-CoA synthase is translated as MSSDNPFDPSLWRAVDGFADLTDITYHRHVSDDTVRVAFNRPEVRNAFRPHTVDELYRALDHARMSPDVGVVLLTGNGPSPKDGGWAFCSGGDQRIRGRSGYQYAAGETAETVDPARAGRLHILEVQRLIRFMPKVVICLVNGWAAGGGHSLHVVCDLTLASREHARFKQTDADVGSFDGGYGSAYLARQVGQKFAREIFFLGETYTAEQMHHMGAVNRVVEHAELETTGVAWAKAINGKSPQAQRMLKFAFNLLDDGLVGQQLFAGEATRLAYMTDEAVEGRDAFLEKRDPDWSPFPRYF
- a CDS encoding nitroreductase family deazaflavin-dependent oxidoreductase, encoding MADSERITPPWWLKPMNKVFMSIVRLGLIKDGPVVLTVPGRTSGKPRATPVTPFTVDGKRYVVGGFPGADWVRNVRAADVATLTQGKRSERVHPVELPADEARPLLRAFPTLVPTRVSFMKNAGLVTEGRPEEFEALAGRCAVFRFDPVS
- a CDS encoding HAD family hydrolase; translation: MPTRAVLFDFSGTLFRLEEDDSWFAGLHLIDDTLSPRGRREVDEHVQAELMERLTHPTGGRGVEMSEDAYQTWARRDLAPQLHREAYLHVLRASGLAEDDARSLYSKVVDPASWAPYPDTVEVLETLRSRGLKVAVVSNIAFDIRPAFQAAGAEVDEFVLSFEVGSVKPDPQIFRVALERLGVSAAEAVMVGDSEENDGAARSLGCGFVLVDPLPIDQRPTGLIDGLRARL
- the fadD8 gene encoding fatty-acid--CoA ligase FadD8, producing the protein MSDDLLRHPVHSGHLTVKALKRNKDRPVLHLGDTTLTGGQLAERISQYIQAFEALGAGTGTTAGLLSLNRPEVLMIIGAGQTQGYRRVALHPLGSLDDHAYVLNDAGVTSLIIDPNPMFIERAQGLLEKVPGLKQVLTLGPVPDALADSAVDLIAEAAKYQPKPLVAADLPPDHVGGMAYTGGTTGKPKGVLGTAQSITTMTTVQLAEWEWPENPRFLMCTPLSHAGAAFFVPTIIKGGELVVLTKFDPAEVLRVIEEQKITATMLVPSMIYALMDHPDSHTRDLSSLETVYYGASAMNPVRLAEAIRRFGPIFAQYYGQSEAPMVISYLAKKDHDEKRLTSCGRPTLFARTALLDADGNEVPQGEVGEICVSGPLLSGGYHNLPEETAKTFKDGWLHTGDMAREDSDGFWFIVDRVKDMIVTGGFNVFPREVEDVVAEHPAVAQVCVIGTPDEKWGEAVTAVIVLRPDHPSDDAAVARVTEEIQAAVKERKGSVQAPKQVIVVDSVPVTALGKPDKKAVRAQFWEGSDRAVG
- a CDS encoding YciI family protein is translated as MRYMMIMRSTPEAQAAMAEQNVGFDQMIAMMGRYNEELVEAGALWAGEGLTPPDQGFLVDFNSDPPEVTEKPYIGESFDGFWIIEVPSADEAKRWAAKCPLGRGVTLEVRRLAEATEFPQDNEWVRREIQWRADIAEKQAADARQAAGR